A stretch of Arthrobacter sunyaminii DNA encodes these proteins:
- a CDS encoding protein jag, with amino-acid sequence MTTEPAAETPETGLETAGTEPAADPQAGAARPGRLEEEGDVAADYLEELLDIADIDGDIDIEVRSGRTYISVVAEEGDASGLQHLVGKDGEVLEALQELTRLSVLTATDNRSRLVLDITGYRQERSAELQVIAEKAVAQVRESGKEIALSPMSAYERKIVHDAVADLGLVSESEGEGAARHIVVSQAEA; translated from the coding sequence ATGACCACTGAGCCCGCCGCGGAGACACCGGAAACTGGTTTAGAGACAGCAGGGACTGAACCTGCTGCTGATCCGCAGGCGGGCGCTGCCCGCCCCGGCCGCCTCGAAGAAGAGGGAGACGTTGCTGCGGACTACCTCGAGGAATTGCTGGACATCGCCGATATCGACGGAGACATCGACATCGAGGTCCGCAGCGGCAGGACTTACATCTCGGTTGTGGCGGAGGAAGGCGACGCCAGCGGTCTGCAGCATCTTGTCGGCAAGGACGGCGAAGTTCTGGAAGCACTGCAGGAACTGACACGGCTTTCCGTACTGACAGCCACTGATAATCGTTCCCGTCTCGTTCTGGACATTACCGGGTACCGCCAGGAGCGCAGCGCCGAGCTGCAGGTCATTGCGGAGAAGGCCGTTGCCCAGGTCCGGGAAAGCGGCAAGGAAATCGCACTTAGCCCCATGAGTGCCTACGAGCGAAAGATCGTGCACGACGCCGTGGCGGATCTCGGGCTCGTCAGCGAATCCGAGGGCGAAGGGGCCGCGCGCCACATTGTGGTGTCGCAGGCTGAAGCCTAG
- the rsmG gene encoding 16S rRNA (guanine(527)-N(7))-methyltransferase RsmG — protein MVETSPAERIAAERIFGSRLDLAERYVGHLATSGMERGLLGPREVPRLWSRHVLNCAVVADLIDENLRVADVGSGAGLPGLCLAIARPDLHLTLIEPLERRVNWLNEVVEDLGLDNVTVLRGRAEQVVKDVDADVVTARAVSALSTLAGLTIPLLKGKGEVLAIKGRSAEEEIAKAAKAIRKLGGRETSIVTAGEDLLEEHTTVVRILVG, from the coding sequence GTGGTTGAAACATCGCCCGCTGAACGCATAGCGGCGGAAAGAATCTTCGGCTCCCGGCTGGATCTGGCGGAACGCTATGTCGGACACCTGGCTACGTCGGGGATGGAACGGGGCCTCCTGGGGCCCCGAGAGGTGCCACGGCTGTGGAGCAGGCACGTGCTGAACTGCGCCGTCGTCGCGGACCTCATCGATGAAAACCTGCGGGTGGCAGATGTCGGCAGCGGCGCAGGCCTTCCGGGCCTGTGCCTGGCGATAGCACGTCCTGATCTTCACCTCACCCTCATCGAGCCCCTCGAGCGCCGGGTTAACTGGCTGAATGAGGTGGTGGAGGACCTCGGCCTGGACAACGTGACAGTCCTTCGGGGACGGGCGGAACAGGTCGTCAAGGATGTTGATGCAGACGTAGTGACCGCCCGTGCGGTGTCGGCACTGTCCACTCTGGCCGGCCTAACCATTCCCCTCCTGAAGGGAAAGGGAGAGGTCCTGGCCATCAAGGGACGCAGCGCCGAGGAAGAGATTGCCAAGGCTGCCAAAGCAATCCGCAAGCTCGGGGGCCGCGAAACGTCCATTGTGACGGCTGGCGAGGACCTTCTGGAAGAACACACAACGGTTGTTCGCATCCTCGTGGGGTAG